In Variovorax paradoxus, a single genomic region encodes these proteins:
- a CDS encoding acyl CoA:acetate/3-ketoacid CoA transferase — protein MIDCITPDAAAALLRDGDMVLAGGNGGSGVPEAVFEAIERRFTAGNGPHDLTLFHVTGVGALTEKGMCHFAHPGLVRRVIGGNFGMQLPFMKMILAQDVEAYNFPQGVMTHLCRAMAGRQPGVLTHVGLETYMDPRQDGGRMNARTTEELVELVHVAGRDWLFYRAPGVPKVALIRGTSADEDGYVSMEHEATAREDLSMAQAVHNAGGIVICQVKRIVKRGTLHPHMVKIPGFLIDHFVVEPEQLQTYTTRYDPARCGEIVVPASSIAPDPLDVRRVVARRAAFELRPRDVVNLGVGISAMIPNVASEEGIADLITLTVESGVVGGVPGHAREFGTSVNPRVILDQSYQFDFYDGGGLSCAFLSFAQVDPQGNVNVTRFGKRYDGAGGFINITQNTRRLVFNGSLTGGDFDIGVTEGKLDIRRDGAFRKFVPAVDQISFSGRLARERGQQVSFVTDRAVFELEADGLVLTEIAPGVRLQEDVLDKIGFVVRIGDQLRTMDARIFRSGPMGVHDEFIAKAPRHAGGATKGEKA, from the coding sequence ATGATCGATTGCATCACCCCCGACGCCGCCGCCGCGCTGCTGCGCGATGGCGACATGGTGCTGGCCGGCGGCAACGGTGGCTCGGGCGTGCCCGAGGCCGTGTTCGAGGCCATCGAGCGGCGCTTCACCGCCGGCAACGGCCCGCACGACCTCACGCTGTTCCACGTCACCGGCGTGGGCGCGCTCACGGAAAAAGGCATGTGCCATTTCGCGCACCCCGGGCTCGTGCGCCGCGTGATCGGCGGCAACTTCGGCATGCAGCTGCCCTTCATGAAGATGATCCTGGCGCAGGACGTGGAGGCCTACAACTTCCCGCAGGGCGTCATGACGCACCTGTGCCGCGCGATGGCGGGCCGCCAGCCCGGCGTGCTCACGCACGTGGGCCTGGAAACCTACATGGACCCGCGCCAGGACGGCGGGCGCATGAACGCACGCACCACCGAGGAACTGGTCGAGCTGGTGCACGTGGCCGGCCGCGACTGGCTGTTCTACCGCGCGCCCGGCGTGCCGAAGGTCGCGCTGATCCGCGGCACCTCGGCCGACGAAGACGGCTACGTGAGCATGGAGCACGAGGCCACCGCGCGCGAAGACCTCTCGATGGCGCAGGCGGTGCACAACGCCGGCGGCATCGTCATCTGCCAGGTCAAGCGCATCGTCAAGCGCGGCACGCTGCATCCGCACATGGTGAAGATCCCCGGCTTCCTCATTGATCACTTCGTGGTCGAGCCCGAGCAGCTGCAGACCTACACCACGCGCTACGACCCCGCGCGCTGCGGCGAGATCGTGGTGCCGGCTTCGAGCATCGCGCCCGACCCGCTCGACGTGCGCCGCGTGGTGGCAAGACGCGCGGCCTTCGAGCTGCGCCCGCGCGACGTGGTGAACCTCGGCGTGGGCATCTCCGCGATGATTCCCAACGTGGCCTCGGAAGAAGGCATCGCGGACCTCATCACCCTCACGGTCGAGTCGGGCGTGGTGGGCGGCGTGCCCGGCCACGCGCGCGAGTTCGGCACCTCGGTCAACCCGCGCGTGATCCTCGACCAGTCGTACCAGTTCGACTTCTACGACGGCGGCGGCCTGAGCTGCGCGTTCCTGTCGTTCGCGCAGGTGGACCCGCAGGGCAACGTCAACGTCACGCGCTTCGGCAAGCGCTACGACGGCGCGGGCGGCTTCATCAACATCACGCAGAACACGCGGCGCCTGGTGTTCAACGGCTCGCTCACCGGCGGTGACTTCGACATCGGCGTGACCGAGGGCAAGCTCGACATCCGCCGCGACGGTGCGTTCCGCAAGTTCGTGCCGGCCGTCGACCAGATCAGCTTCTCGGGACGGCTCGCGCGCGAGCGCGGCCAGCAAGTGAGCTTCGTGACCGATCGCGCGGTGTTCGAACTCGAGGCCGACGGTCTCGTGCTCACCGAGATCGCGCCCGGCGTGCGGCTGCAGGAAGACGTGCTCGACAAGATCGGTTTCGTGGTGCGCATCGGCGATCAGTTGCGCACCATGGATGCGCGCATCTTCCGCAGCGGCCCCATGGGCGTGCACGACGAGTTCATCGCGAAGGCACCGCGCCATGCAGGTGGCGCAACGAAAGGAGAGAAGGCATGA
- a CDS encoding MaoC family dehydratase codes for MNASTQDVYFEDVVIGAELRSESHVVSAQDIGRFCELTHDHHPLHTDADYAQSRGFPGVIAHGLFGLSLMEGLKTALKIYENSSIASLGWDQVRFLRPVVAGDAVHVVFRFTDKRLSARGGRGVVTESLQLFNQRAEPVIEAVHVALVACRPVAAAA; via the coding sequence ATGAACGCATCGACGCAAGACGTGTACTTCGAAGACGTGGTGATAGGCGCCGAACTGCGCAGCGAGAGCCACGTGGTGAGCGCACAGGACATCGGCCGCTTCTGCGAGCTCACGCATGACCACCATCCACTGCACACCGATGCGGACTATGCGCAATCGCGCGGCTTTCCGGGTGTCATCGCGCATGGCTTGTTCGGCCTTTCTCTGATGGAAGGACTGAAGACCGCACTGAAGATCTACGAGAACAGTTCCATCGCTTCGCTCGGATGGGATCAGGTCCGGTTCTTGCGACCTGTGGTGGCAGGCGATGCGGTGCACGTGGTGTTCCGCTTCACCGACAAACGTCTTTCGGCGCGTGGCGGCCGCGGTGTGGTGACAGAGAGCTTGCAGCTCTTCAACCAGCGCGCGGAACCCGTGATCGAGGCCGTGCACGTGGCGCTGGTCGCATGTCGACCGGTGGCCGCGGCGGCCTGA
- a CDS encoding ABC transporter substrate-binding protein — protein sequence MIKLSLGFFIGLALSGSVLAQTCTPKVSAEHLTAPGKLQMSTNPTLPPQQFVDSKGELQGLNIELGRAVAKHLCLEPVFVRMDMPPMVPALQAGRFDVINTGLFWTEERSKLMFQVPYGQQSMSIYTVPNSKLVVNKFEDLSGHVVGIETGTYAERKSRESNAAMVAKGMAPIDFRTFATASETTAALRAGQLEAGINIDETAIAFEERGIVKIRASGLYGTDITLSFRDRAVAEAVAQALTDLKADGTYDKLFDKFRMTRLKDTTKFAIRGPGPAPK from the coding sequence ATGATCAAACTGTCCCTGGGTTTCTTCATCGGCCTCGCGCTGAGCGGCTCGGTCCTCGCCCAGACCTGCACGCCCAAGGTCTCCGCCGAACACCTCACGGCGCCCGGCAAGCTGCAGATGTCCACCAACCCGACGCTGCCGCCGCAGCAGTTCGTCGACAGCAAGGGTGAGCTTCAAGGACTCAACATCGAACTCGGCCGCGCGGTCGCGAAGCACCTGTGCCTGGAACCCGTGTTCGTGCGCATGGACATGCCGCCGATGGTGCCCGCGCTGCAGGCCGGCCGCTTCGACGTGATCAACACCGGCCTCTTCTGGACCGAGGAGCGCTCCAAGCTCATGTTCCAGGTGCCCTACGGCCAGCAGTCGATGAGCATCTACACGGTGCCCAACAGCAAGCTGGTGGTGAACAAGTTCGAAGACCTGTCGGGCCATGTCGTCGGCATCGAGACCGGCACCTACGCCGAGCGCAAGTCGCGCGAATCGAATGCGGCCATGGTCGCCAAGGGCATGGCGCCGATCGACTTCCGCACCTTTGCGACGGCCTCCGAAACCACGGCCGCGCTGCGCGCCGGCCAGCTCGAAGCGGGCATCAACATCGACGAGACCGCCATCGCCTTCGAGGAACGCGGCATCGTCAAGATCCGTGCGAGCGGCCTCTATGGCACCGACATCACGCTGTCGTTCCGCGACCGCGCGGTGGCAGAAGCCGTGGCGCAGGCCCTGACCGACCTGAAGGCCGACGGCACCTACGACAAGCTGTTCGACAAGTTCCGCATGACGCGCCTGAAGGACACCACCAAGTTCGCGATCCGCGGCCCCGGCCCGGCGCCCAAGTAA
- a CDS encoding amino acid ABC transporter permease → MFNFDAFLSYFVNPFLLGGVGITIGLTIATIAIGLALALPLALGSMSSHRFLSAPARFYIWVFRGTPLLVQIVIIYTGLPQLGLRFDVLTSAVLALSLNEAAYLSETIRGGFSAIAKGQVEAAKALSLSRFATLRLVTLPQVLRVIIPPLGNSVNGLLKATSLASVISMEELMRRAQVLMQEKFEVLELYCVAACFYLVLTTLWDRVQVRLERHYGRGYAAGRAAA, encoded by the coding sequence GTGTTCAATTTCGATGCCTTCCTGTCCTACTTCGTCAACCCGTTCCTCCTCGGGGGCGTGGGAATCACGATCGGACTGACCATCGCAACCATCGCGATCGGTCTGGCCCTGGCGCTGCCCCTGGCGCTGGGCAGCATGTCTTCGCATCGATTCCTGTCGGCGCCGGCGCGCTTCTACATCTGGGTGTTTCGCGGCACACCGCTGCTGGTGCAGATCGTCATCATCTACACCGGCCTGCCGCAACTGGGCCTGCGCTTCGATGTGCTGACCTCCGCGGTGCTGGCGCTGAGCCTGAACGAAGCGGCATACCTTTCCGAGACCATTCGCGGCGGCTTCTCGGCCATTGCCAAGGGGCAGGTCGAAGCGGCCAAGGCATTGAGCCTTTCGCGCTTCGCCACCTTGCGGCTGGTCACCTTGCCGCAGGTGCTGCGCGTGATCATTCCGCCGCTGGGCAACTCGGTGAACGGGCTGCTCAAGGCCACCTCGCTGGCTTCGGTCATCTCCATGGAAGAGCTGATGCGCCGTGCACAGGTGCTCATGCAGGAGAAGTTCGAAGTGCTGGAGCTCTATTGCGTGGCGGCCTGCTTCTACCTGGTGCTGACCACGCTGTGGGACCGCGTGCAGGTGCGCCTCGAACGCCACTACGGCAGGGGCTACGCAGCCGGGCGCGCCGCCGCCTGA
- the hydA gene encoding dihydropyrimidinase produces MSTPTSDFDLVVRNARVVTASDTFDCDIGISDGRIIQLGRKLGSAAREIDAAGRSVTPGGVDAHCHLDQPMPPPTRNADDFHTGTRSAACGGTTTVIPFAAQHKGQSLRAAVEDYRARAAGKAHVDYAFHLIVSDPTPTVLKEELPALIKEGFTSFKIYMTYDDMKLDDGQILDVLAVAREHDAMAMLHAENADCIEWLTRRLEAAGRTAPRFHAHARPMLVEREATHRAIALAELVDVPILIVHVSGREAVEQIRWARAHGLSVFAETCPQYLFLTAEDLGIDDSYKGAKCVCSPPPRDKANQQVIWDGLNDGLFTVFSSDHAPFKYDAPEGKKPGGEEVAFRHIPNGIPGIETRMPLLWSEGVLAGRMTANRFVELTATGPAKAYGLHPRKGTIAVGADADLVIWDERDFVLKNELLHHEVDYTPYEGMRLKAWPAVTLSRGEVVWDGAFHPQAGRGELLRCGAPTLMPKRR; encoded by the coding sequence ATGTCCACGCCAACTTCTGATTTCGACCTTGTCGTGCGCAACGCGCGCGTCGTTACCGCATCGGACACCTTCGACTGCGACATCGGCATCAGCGACGGCCGCATCATCCAGCTCGGCAGGAAGCTGGGCTCCGCCGCGCGCGAGATCGATGCCGCCGGCCGCAGCGTGACGCCCGGCGGCGTCGATGCCCATTGCCATCTCGACCAGCCGATGCCGCCGCCCACGCGCAATGCCGACGACTTCCACACCGGCACGCGCTCCGCGGCCTGCGGCGGCACCACCACCGTGATTCCCTTCGCGGCGCAGCACAAGGGCCAGTCACTGCGCGCCGCGGTCGAAGACTACCGTGCCCGCGCGGCCGGCAAGGCCCACGTCGACTACGCCTTCCACCTGATCGTGAGCGACCCGACGCCGACGGTGCTGAAGGAAGAGCTGCCGGCGCTGATCAAGGAAGGCTTCACGTCTTTCAAGATCTACATGACCTACGACGACATGAAGCTCGACGACGGGCAGATCCTGGACGTGCTGGCCGTGGCGCGGGAACACGATGCCATGGCCATGCTGCACGCGGAGAACGCCGACTGCATCGAGTGGCTCACCCGGCGCCTGGAAGCGGCCGGCCGCACCGCGCCGCGCTTTCATGCGCATGCGCGGCCGATGCTGGTCGAGCGCGAGGCCACGCACCGTGCGATCGCGCTGGCCGAGCTGGTCGACGTGCCGATCCTGATCGTCCACGTGTCGGGCCGCGAAGCGGTCGAGCAGATCCGATGGGCGCGCGCGCACGGCCTGAGCGTGTTCGCCGAGACCTGCCCGCAGTACCTGTTTCTCACCGCCGAAGACCTGGGCATCGACGACAGCTACAAGGGCGCGAAGTGCGTATGCAGCCCGCCGCCGCGCGACAAGGCCAACCAGCAGGTGATATGGGACGGACTCAACGACGGCCTTTTCACCGTGTTCTCGTCCGACCATGCCCCCTTCAAGTACGACGCGCCCGAGGGCAAGAAGCCCGGCGGCGAGGAGGTCGCGTTCCGCCACATCCCCAACGGCATCCCCGGCATCGAGACCCGCATGCCGCTGCTGTGGTCCGAAGGCGTGCTCGCGGGCCGGATGACCGCCAACCGCTTTGTCGAACTCACCGCCACCGGCCCGGCCAAGGCCTACGGCCTGCATCCGCGCAAAGGCACCATCGCAGTGGGCGCCGACGCCGACCTGGTGATCTGGGACGAGCGCGACTTCGTGCTGAAGAACGAGCTGCTGCACCACGAGGTCGACTACACGCCCTACGAAGGCATGCGCCTCAAAGCCTGGCCCGCCGTCACGCTCAGCCGCGGCGAGGTGGTGTGGGACGGTGCGTTTCACCCGCAGGCGGGCCGCGGCGAACTGCTGCGCTGCGGGGCGCCGACGTTGATGCCCAAGCGGCGCTGA
- a CDS encoding helix-turn-helix domain-containing protein yields the protein MASQNFLHLWDDRFLYITPAIQSGLTARSSATLLASVSGHPFTLEAVDGTRAQCTAALVAPHVSRRLDVDGCGLLSLNLDPASSAYRMLAKRMGGHGILPIDARRFGRLRDDFDPAQRGELCNDRLQALSVKLIEAITEAPEIEATTDRRIERVLQAIRAHAGQIQLRELSAVACLSPDRLTHLFAEQVGVSVKRYALWTKVRRTVQQFTAHRPLTDVALVSGFTDAAHMSRTFQRYFGLPPSFLASQVNVTADELASHAWGH from the coding sequence ATGGCCTCGCAGAATTTCTTGCACCTGTGGGATGACAGGTTCCTCTACATCACGCCCGCCATCCAGTCGGGACTCACGGCCCGCTCTTCGGCCACGCTGCTGGCGTCGGTCAGCGGCCATCCTTTCACGCTGGAAGCGGTAGACGGCACGCGCGCGCAATGCACCGCCGCGCTGGTGGCGCCGCACGTGTCGCGCCGGCTCGACGTCGACGGCTGCGGGCTGCTCTCGCTCAACCTCGACCCCGCGTCCAGCGCCTACCGCATGCTCGCCAAGCGCATGGGCGGCCACGGCATCCTGCCCATCGATGCCCGCCGCTTCGGCCGGCTGCGCGACGACTTCGACCCCGCCCAGCGCGGCGAACTCTGCAACGACAGGCTGCAGGCGCTCAGCGTGAAGCTGATCGAGGCCATCACCGAGGCTCCCGAGATCGAAGCGACCACCGACCGCCGCATCGAACGCGTGCTGCAGGCCATCCGCGCGCATGCGGGGCAGATTCAGCTGCGCGAGCTGTCGGCCGTGGCCTGCCTGTCGCCCGACCGCCTCACGCACCTGTTTGCCGAGCAGGTGGGCGTGTCGGTCAAGCGCTATGCGCTGTGGACCAAGGTGCGGCGCACGGTGCAGCAGTTCACCGCGCACCGGCCATTGACCGACGTGGCGCTGGTCAGCGGCTTCACGGATGCGGCGCACATGAGCCGAACCTTCCAGCGCTACTTCGGGCTGCCGCCGTCGTTCCTTGCGAGCCAGGTGAACGTGACGGCGGATGAGCTGGCGTCGCACGCCTGGGGGCATTAG
- a CDS encoding LysR substrate-binding domain-containing protein: MAQVMFDLDVLRSFSTGIALGSYARAAEKLGRSTSAVSAQLKKLEAQAGTVLFRKAGRGLELTDAGETLLAYAHRMLELNDEASAAMRGVDLQGAVRLGLQEDFGETLLPAVLGRFARAHPKVRIEACVARSADLRERLELGQLDLALAWDAGDQPLSPYAERVARLPLLWIGPKSPDRIDAAWWTERERRGPGVRKSREPLPLIMLDAPCPLREIVIAALDRAGVPWRRSFASASLSALWAAASAGLGLTVRTPFGLPSHVRTIDRSLLSLPALPQISLVLYRAQARAEAPASRLASLLLEAVRQHVQTEAPAAAH, from the coding sequence ATGGCCCAGGTGATGTTCGATCTCGACGTGCTGCGCAGCTTTTCCACCGGCATCGCGCTCGGCAGCTATGCGCGCGCGGCCGAGAAGCTGGGGCGCTCGACCTCCGCCGTGAGCGCGCAACTCAAGAAGCTGGAGGCGCAGGCCGGCACCGTGCTGTTCCGCAAGGCGGGGCGCGGGCTGGAGCTCACCGATGCCGGCGAGACGCTGCTGGCCTATGCCCACCGCATGCTCGAACTCAACGACGAGGCCAGCGCCGCCATGCGCGGCGTCGACCTGCAGGGCGCGGTGCGGCTGGGCCTGCAGGAAGACTTCGGCGAGACGCTGCTGCCCGCCGTGCTGGGTCGCTTCGCGCGGGCGCATCCCAAGGTGCGCATCGAGGCCTGCGTGGCACGCAGCGCCGATCTGCGCGAGCGGCTCGAACTCGGCCAGCTCGACTTGGCGCTGGCGTGGGACGCGGGCGACCAGCCTCTGTCGCCCTATGCCGAGCGCGTCGCGCGGCTGCCGCTGCTGTGGATCGGCCCCAAGTCGCCCGACAGGATCGACGCCGCCTGGTGGACCGAGCGCGAGCGCCGCGGCCCGGGCGTGCGCAAGAGCCGTGAGCCGCTGCCGCTGATCATGCTCGATGCGCCGTGCCCGCTGCGCGAGATCGTCATCGCCGCGCTCGACCGCGCCGGCGTGCCGTGGCGCCGCTCCTTCGCCAGCGCCAGCCTGTCGGCGCTGTGGGCGGCCGCCTCGGCTGGGCTGGGCCTGACGGTGCGCACCCCGTTCGGGCTGCCATCGCATGTGCGCACCATCGACCGCTCGCTGCTGTCGCTGCCGGCGCTGCCGCAGATATCGCTGGTGCTCTATCGCGCGCAGGCCCGGGCCGAAGCCCCGGCGAGCAGGCTGGCCAGCCTGCTGCTGGAGGCGGTGCGCCAGCATGTGCAGACCGAAGCGCCGGCTGCCGCACACTGA
- a CDS encoding MFS transporter, whose amino-acid sequence MSPTTLSSPAFGPRHRWKVLAAGVAANAAFSVAFSGIPMTAVLMRTGYRLDNANLGLVLGLMGLGIAVSELPWGLLTDRWGDRPVLLTGLGSTALALVAMALWAAPAAGHVPGLGWLGAGLLLVGLLGGSVNGASGRAVMTWFDASERGLAMSIRQTAVPLGGGIGALVLPVVTLHFGFAALYGLLALLCALSAAMSWAWVHEPPIAPRGKAAAATEAAAPRSGPLRDARVWRIVAGIGILCAPQFAVLSFGTVFLHDFGHAGFAAITATMVFVQVGAMVMRVWSGRWTDRRRNRPAYLRACSGLSVLLFAGLALLVLLGGAHAADSSALRIALIVLLGASGVCVSAWHGVAYTELATLAGAARAGTALGMANTSVFLVCFVTPFSIPHLMALQGWPLVWLAASACALVAMPLLVPRPVAAAATDQNAAKTAFSRST is encoded by the coding sequence ATGAGCCCCACTACCCTCTCCTCCCCTGCCTTCGGGCCGCGCCATCGCTGGAAAGTGCTGGCCGCCGGCGTGGCCGCCAACGCGGCTTTCTCGGTCGCCTTCAGCGGCATCCCGATGACCGCGGTGCTAATGCGCACCGGCTACCGGCTCGACAACGCCAACCTCGGGCTGGTGCTCGGCCTCATGGGGCTGGGCATCGCCGTGAGCGAACTGCCCTGGGGCCTGCTGACCGACCGCTGGGGCGACCGTCCGGTGCTGCTCACGGGCCTGGGCAGCACCGCCCTCGCGCTGGTGGCGATGGCGCTGTGGGCCGCGCCGGCCGCGGGCCACGTGCCCGGCCTGGGCTGGCTCGGCGCCGGGCTGCTGCTGGTCGGCCTGCTGGGCGGCAGCGTGAACGGCGCCAGCGGACGGGCGGTGATGACGTGGTTCGACGCCAGCGAGCGCGGTCTCGCCATGAGCATCCGGCAGACCGCCGTGCCGCTGGGCGGCGGCATCGGTGCGCTGGTGCTGCCTGTCGTGACGCTGCATTTCGGTTTCGCCGCGCTGTACGGCCTGCTGGCGCTGCTGTGCGCGCTCAGCGCCGCGATGAGCTGGGCCTGGGTGCACGAGCCACCCATCGCACCGCGCGGCAAGGCTGCTGCCGCCACGGAAGCGGCCGCGCCCCGAAGCGGCCCGCTGCGCGACGCGCGCGTGTGGCGCATCGTGGCGGGCATCGGCATCCTTTGCGCGCCGCAGTTCGCGGTGCTGTCCTTCGGCACGGTGTTCCTGCACGACTTCGGCCATGCGGGCTTCGCGGCGATCACCGCCACCATGGTGTTCGTGCAGGTCGGCGCGATGGTGATGCGCGTGTGGAGCGGCCGCTGGACCGATCGCCGCCGCAACCGCCCGGCCTACCTGCGCGCCTGCAGCGGCCTGAGCGTGCTGCTGTTCGCCGGGCTCGCGCTGCTGGTGCTGCTGGGCGGCGCGCACGCTGCGGACTCATCGGCGCTGCGCATCGCGCTGATCGTGCTGCTGGGTGCGAGCGGCGTGTGCGTGTCGGCCTGGCACGGGGTGGCCTACACGGAGCTCGCCACGCTGGCCGGCGCGGCACGCGCGGGCACGGCGCTGGGCATGGCCAACACCAGCGTGTTCCTGGTGTGCTTCGTCACGCCCTTTTCCATTCCGCACCTGATGGCGCTGCAGGGCTGGCCGCTGGTGTGGCTGGCGGCCAGCGCCTGCGCACTGGTGGCGATGCCGCTCCTGGTGCCGCGGCCCGTTGCCGCGGCGGCGACAGATCAGAACGCGGCGAAGACCGCGTTCAGCCGGTCGACATAA
- a CDS encoding adenosine deaminase: protein MTDFRPTYDQNFDRIGTDRLPELLRAMPKAELHMHIEGSLEPELIFALAQRNGVSIPYASVEELRRAYAFTNLQSFLDIYYAGASVLLKEQDFYDMAWAYLERAAADNVVHTEMFFDPQTHTARGVPMETVVNGLHRACADALPKLGVSALLIMCFLRHLSEEEAFQTLEQALPYRDKFIGVGLDSSEVGHPPEKFARVFARCRELGLHLVAHAGEEGPPAYVQSALDVLKVERVDHGVQSAKDPALMKRLAQDRIPLTVCPLSNLKLCVFPDLAQHNLGTLLDAGLVATVNSDDPAYFGGYMNQNFTQTFEATGLGVRHAWQLAANSFEGSFIDEAAKRAYVDRLNAVFAAF, encoded by the coding sequence ATGACCGATTTCCGCCCCACCTACGACCAGAACTTCGACCGCATCGGCACCGACCGCCTGCCCGAGCTGCTGCGCGCCATGCCCAAGGCCGAGCTGCACATGCACATCGAAGGCTCGCTCGAACCCGAGCTGATCTTCGCGCTGGCCCAGCGCAACGGCGTGTCCATTCCCTACGCCAGCGTGGAAGAGCTGCGCCGCGCCTACGCCTTCACCAACCTGCAGAGTTTCCTGGACATCTACTACGCCGGCGCCAGCGTGCTGCTGAAGGAGCAGGACTTCTACGACATGGCCTGGGCCTACCTGGAGCGCGCCGCGGCCGACAACGTGGTGCACACCGAGATGTTCTTCGACCCGCAGACGCACACCGCGCGCGGCGTGCCGATGGAAACGGTGGTCAACGGCCTGCACCGGGCCTGCGCCGACGCGTTGCCCAAGCTGGGCGTGAGCGCGCTGCTCATCATGTGCTTCCTGCGCCACCTGAGCGAGGAAGAAGCCTTCCAGACGCTGGAGCAGGCGCTGCCGTATCGCGACAAGTTCATCGGCGTGGGCCTGGATTCGAGCGAAGTGGGCCATCCGCCCGAGAAGTTCGCGCGCGTGTTCGCACGCTGCCGCGAACTGGGCCTGCACCTCGTCGCGCATGCCGGCGAAGAGGGTCCGCCGGCCTACGTGCAGAGCGCGCTCGACGTGCTGAAGGTGGAGCGGGTCGATCACGGCGTGCAGAGCGCCAAGGACCCGGCGCTGATGAAGCGGCTCGCACAAGACCGCATTCCCTTGACCGTGTGCCCGCTGTCGAACCTCAAGCTCTGCGTGTTCCCCGACCTCGCGCAGCACAACCTGGGCACGCTGCTCGACGCCGGCCTCGTGGCCACCGTCAACTCCGACGACCCGGCCTACTTCGGCGGCTACATGAACCAGAACTTCACGCAGACCTTCGAGGCCACGGGGCTCGGCGTGCGCCACGCCTGGCAGCTCGCGGCCAACAGCTTCGAGGGCAGCTTCATCGACGAGGCCGCCAAGCGCGCTTATGTCGACCGGCTGAACGCGGTCTTCGCCGCGTTCTGA
- a CDS encoding IclR family transcriptional regulator → MDATPDTAPEDSQSLLFNQSLEKGLAVLRAFSARRRTMTLADVAAATDITKSSAQRMVFTLEKLGYVRKHAKTRRYQLTPRVMEIGFNYLAANSLIDVANPFLSELTKVTTETSCLTEPDGLDMVYVARFVSAQFVPVHMPIGSRIPMYCTASGRAFLSALPEEEARALIEASDRTAHTMHTLTDVDGILDALRQARLQGFATNAEELFLGDMTIAAPVLGSQGRPVASVHVVAPTSRWTIDEAVRKLAPTLLLCARSLTSSARSID, encoded by the coding sequence ATGGACGCCACACCCGACACCGCCCCCGAAGACAGCCAGAGCCTGCTTTTCAACCAGTCGCTGGAAAAGGGCCTGGCCGTGCTGCGCGCCTTCAGCGCCCGGCGCCGCACCATGACGCTGGCGGATGTGGCCGCGGCCACCGACATCACCAAGAGCTCCGCGCAGCGCATGGTCTTCACGCTCGAGAAGCTGGGCTACGTGCGCAAGCACGCGAAGACGCGGCGCTACCAGCTCACGCCGCGCGTGATGGAGATCGGCTTCAACTACCTCGCGGCCAATTCGCTGATCGACGTGGCCAACCCCTTCCTGTCGGAGCTGACCAAGGTGACGACGGAAACCTCCTGCCTCACCGAGCCGGACGGGCTCGACATGGTCTACGTGGCGCGCTTCGTCAGCGCGCAGTTCGTGCCGGTGCACATGCCCATCGGCAGCCGCATCCCGATGTATTGCACGGCCTCGGGGCGCGCCTTCCTGAGCGCCTTGCCGGAAGAAGAAGCGCGCGCGCTCATCGAGGCCTCCGACCGCACGGCCCACACCATGCACACGCTGACCGACGTCGACGGCATCCTCGATGCGTTGCGGCAGGCGCGGCTGCAGGGCTTTGCCACCAATGCCGAGGAACTGTTCCTGGGCGACATGACGATCGCCGCGCCCGTGCTGGGCAGCCAGGGACGGCCGGTCGCGTCGGTGCACGTGGTGGCGCCCACCAGCCGCTGGACCATCGACGAAGCGGTGCGCAAGCTGGCGCCCACGCTGCTGCTGTGCGCACGCTCGCTGACGAGTTCCGCACGCAGCATCGACTGA
- a CDS encoding ABC transporter substrate-binding protein, producing MNRIVRRLQRLALGLCIAGGASLAVAQGAAPTYNVGATATGVPFTFLDVKTNSIQGMMVDTVTAVGKAGGFNVNVQQTVFSALIPSLTARKIDIVSAAMLKTPARQEVVDFSDPVYSYGEGLLVKSDDTRAYVSLDELKGEVVGAQVGTVFLDMLNKKGIFKEVRSYDSVADLTRDLSLGRIKAGLGDQPIMAYQIRQNTFPGVRLVDSYKPVNVGDVCLVVRKGDTETLARLNKAIAAVKAEGTLARIVQKWGI from the coding sequence ATGAATCGCATCGTTCGCCGCCTTCAACGCCTGGCCCTGGGTCTCTGCATCGCCGGCGGCGCCTCGCTGGCCGTGGCACAGGGCGCCGCGCCGACCTACAACGTGGGCGCCACCGCCACCGGCGTGCCCTTCACCTTCCTGGACGTGAAGACCAACAGCATCCAGGGAATGATGGTCGACACCGTCACCGCCGTGGGCAAGGCCGGCGGCTTCAACGTCAACGTGCAGCAGACGGTGTTCTCCGCGCTCATTCCCTCGCTCACGGCTCGCAAGATCGACATCGTCTCGGCCGCCATGCTGAAGACGCCGGCGCGCCAGGAGGTGGTCGATTTCAGCGACCCGGTGTATTCGTACGGCGAAGGCCTGCTGGTGAAGAGCGACGACACCCGCGCGTACGTCTCGCTCGACGAACTCAAGGGCGAGGTGGTCGGCGCGCAGGTCGGCACCGTCTTTCTCGACATGCTCAACAAGAAAGGCATCTTCAAGGAGGTGCGCAGCTACGACTCGGTGGCCGACCTCACGCGCGACCTGTCGCTCGGGCGCATCAAGGCCGGGCTGGGCGACCAACCCATCATGGCCTACCAGATCCGCCAGAACACCTTTCCGGGCGTGCGGTTGGTCGACAGCTACAAGCCGGTGAACGTGGGCGACGTGTGCCTGGTGGTGCGCAAGGGCGACACCGAGACGCTGGCTCGCCTCAACAAGGCGATCGCGGCGGTCAAGGCCGAAGGCACCCTCGCCAGGATCGTGCAGAAGTGGGGCATCTGA